One genomic window of Candidatus Neomarinimicrobiota bacterium includes the following:
- a CDS encoding glucuronyl hydrolase: MHRSTGHIKSLIPYLFLAALFSLSCFSRENVPKSPDELLGTASAIYLPLSQTLSPEQGYPRSIVNGLDWHLTPPEQWTSGFFPGILWQLYQYTGNPSFSVQARRWTEGLETQQTAPTHDVGFMINNSFGHGYRVGGIERYKTVVLDAAQHLASRFNARVGAIRSWDGGSFTYPVIIDNMMNLELLFWAARNSADSSLAELAQTHALTTIRDHVRANGSTFHVVDYQPETGEVIWRGTHQGWADSSTWARGQAWGLYGFTVAYRETREPVFLETACRLADRFLERLPEDGIPYWDFDAPHEPEEPKDASAAAIAASGLWTLATLVDQAVLKRHYRAASKRLVESLSSSWYSAVASGLPALLLHSTGDRPHNIEVNVPMIYADYYFIEALMKQASK; this comes from the coding sequence ATGCATCGATCAACCGGCCACATCAAATCGTTAATACCTTATCTGTTCCTGGCCGCTTTATTCTCGCTGTCATGCTTTTCCAGGGAAAACGTACCAAAATCTCCCGACGAGCTGCTTGGGACCGCGTCTGCGATTTACCTGCCGTTGTCTCAGACGCTGTCGCCGGAGCAGGGCTATCCTCGCAGCATTGTCAATGGCTTGGATTGGCACCTGACGCCGCCGGAGCAATGGACCAGCGGTTTCTTCCCGGGGATTCTTTGGCAGCTCTATCAATATACGGGAAATCCTTCCTTTTCCGTGCAAGCTCGGCGCTGGACGGAAGGGCTGGAAACTCAGCAGACGGCGCCAACTCACGACGTCGGTTTCATGATCAACAACAGCTTCGGCCATGGTTACCGTGTTGGAGGGATCGAACGCTACAAAACGGTAGTGCTTGATGCTGCCCAACACCTTGCCTCGCGGTTTAATGCGCGGGTGGGAGCCATCCGGTCTTGGGACGGGGGATCGTTCACCTACCCTGTGATCATTGACAATATGATGAATCTGGAATTGCTCTTCTGGGCTGCCCGAAATAGTGCGGATTCGTCGCTGGCGGAGTTGGCCCAGACTCATGCTCTGACAACGATTCGAGACCACGTTAGAGCGAATGGGAGTACCTTTCACGTGGTCGATTACCAGCCTGAAACCGGCGAGGTCATCTGGCGGGGGACCCACCAGGGATGGGCCGACAGCTCGACTTGGGCTCGTGGTCAAGCGTGGGGGCTGTATGGCTTCACGGTGGCCTATCGTGAAACCAGGGAGCCCGTCTTCCTTGAGACTGCCTGTCGCCTCGCTGATCGGTTTTTAGAGCGACTACCTGAAGACGGCATACCCTATTGGGACTTCGATGCGCCACACGAGCCGGAAGAACCAAAGGACGCCTCGGCTGCTGCCATTGCGGCTTCTGGCTTATGGACGCTGGCGACCCTCGTGGATCAAGCGGTGCTGAAGAGACATTATCGGGCCGCCTCAAAGCGCCTCGTTGAGAGCTTGTCGTCGTCCTGGTACTCAGCTGTAGCATCAGGTCTGCCGGCTCTGCTCCTGCATAGCACCGGTGATAGGCCCCACAACATCGAAGTGAATGTGCCGATGATTTATGCGGATTACTACTTCATCGAGGCTCTCATGAAGCAGGCTTCAAAATAA
- a CDS encoding isoprenylcysteine carboxylmethyltransferase family protein, translated as MFVLKDPFFWAFISVYGLLAGSALISGTRLKKYTPLGFIIVTISDLARVILVLPVCPQPRLMIGNWNWIAGGVILAAALVFATPAFSIKWWAAPDEKTVLKTTGIYGLVRNPIYLADILFALGFAMMFRSIIGIALVPLWWAGFLFLVLIEEESLARALGQPYLEYKQRVKGRILPGLPI; from the coding sequence ATGTTCGTTCTTAAAGATCCCTTCTTTTGGGCGTTTATCAGCGTGTATGGCCTTCTTGCGGGGTCCGCCCTAATAAGCGGTACCAGGCTGAAAAAATACACCCCGCTCGGCTTCATCATCGTGACGATCAGCGATCTGGCCCGGGTGATACTCGTGTTGCCTGTATGCCCTCAGCCTCGTTTGATGATAGGTAACTGGAATTGGATTGCCGGCGGAGTCATCCTCGCAGCCGCCTTGGTGTTTGCCACTCCCGCCTTTTCCATTAAATGGTGGGCCGCCCCCGATGAAAAGACGGTTCTCAAGACCACCGGCATCTATGGCCTTGTCAGAAATCCCATCTACCTCGCTGACATTCTGTTCGCGCTGGGATTCGCGATGATGTTCCGCTCCATCATCGGCATCGCGCTGGTGCCCCTGTGGTGGGCTGGCTTTCTATTCCTCGTTCTGATTGAGGAAGAAAGTCTGGCACGCGCTCTGGGACAGCCCTACCTGGAATACAAGCAGCGGGTGAAGGGCCGCATCCTCCCGGGTTTACCTATTTGA
- a CDS encoding acetyl-CoA carboxylase biotin carboxyl carrier protein subunit — MIFQATVAGQEIRLNLRRHNGRPVVEIAERTPQLDLVRLSPYSYSLLVDGQSHYLSIRPSQDGFMVDLRRRTYYVRLRNELDLTIERLGMTNAARDYSGKVVAPIPGLITSVAVALGDNVTAGDHLLVLEAMKMENEIAAPISGTVTALYIAPGEAVEKGAILLELAGR; from the coding sequence ATGATTTTCCAGGCCACCGTCGCCGGGCAGGAAATAAGGCTCAACCTTCGCCGCCATAACGGTCGACCCGTAGTTGAAATCGCCGAACGCACCCCTCAGCTGGACCTGGTGCGGCTATCGCCATACTCCTACTCACTGCTGGTGGACGGTCAATCGCATTATCTCTCCATTCGCCCCAGCCAGGATGGGTTCATGGTGGACCTGCGGCGACGCACCTACTACGTCCGCTTGCGCAACGAGCTGGACCTGACCATTGAACGGCTGGGCATGACGAACGCCGCCCGGGATTACAGCGGGAAGGTGGTGGCGCCCATTCCCGGCCTGATCACCTCAGTGGCCGTGGCCTTGGGCGACAATGTGACTGCCGGTGACCATCTGCTGGTCCTCGAGGCCATGAAGATGGAGAACGAGATCGCCGCACCCATATCGGGCACGGTGACGGCTTTATATATAGCGCCCGGGGAGGCGGTGGAGAAAGGGGCGATCCTGCTGGAGCTGGCAGGACGCTGA
- a CDS encoding acetyl/propionyl/methylcrotonyl-CoA carboxylase subunit alpha gives MINKVLIANRGEIAVRVIRSCRELQIPAVAIFSEADRTAPHVLMADEAVCVGPPPSIDSYLNVARLLEVARSTGADAIHPGYGFLAENAAFAQAVLEAGFTWIGPDPETLELMGDKVSARRLALEAGAPIVPGSTEPMTELDGIRKTAGKVGYPVLIKAAGGGGGKGMRLVASPDELAEAFERARSEAASAFADDRVYVEKVVDQPHHVEVQMFADRHGKVVSLGERECSIQRRYQKIIEETPSPFITSQVRQQLSILAVKIVKACRYKGAGTVEFLVDRDQNYFFLEMNTRLQVEHPITEMITGQDLVAEQLRAASGEPLSFDQEDIQPKGHAIECRIYAEDGFDNFTPSTGTVLELATPGGFGVRMDHGMREGLEITPYYDPILGKLCTWGRSRGEAIERMARALEELRIVGLRTTVPFCMAVMNHPAFQQGNYCTSFISEFLPDLISWAEVEQGLGEVAALGATLFASSQQARSERRTDARQAESTWLRLGREQQVSRSRRDLPKGSKRTFG, from the coding sequence ATGATTAACAAGGTATTGATCGCCAACCGCGGGGAAATCGCCGTACGGGTCATCCGCAGTTGCCGGGAGCTTCAAATCCCGGCGGTGGCGATTTTTTCCGAAGCAGACCGTACTGCCCCGCATGTGCTCATGGCGGACGAGGCGGTCTGCGTAGGTCCGCCGCCATCCATCGACTCTTATCTCAACGTAGCCCGTCTCCTGGAAGTGGCCCGTTCCACTGGTGCGGATGCCATCCATCCCGGATACGGATTCCTGGCCGAGAACGCCGCATTCGCGCAGGCGGTGTTGGAAGCCGGGTTTACGTGGATCGGTCCCGATCCGGAGACCCTGGAGCTGATGGGAGACAAGGTATCCGCTCGCCGGCTGGCCCTGGAAGCAGGCGCGCCCATCGTTCCCGGCAGCACGGAACCCATGACTGAATTGGACGGTATCAGAAAGACTGCTGGCAAGGTAGGCTACCCGGTCCTCATCAAGGCTGCCGGTGGCGGCGGCGGTAAGGGTATGCGGCTGGTAGCAAGCCCGGACGAGCTGGCCGAGGCCTTCGAGCGGGCCCGCTCCGAGGCCGCCAGTGCCTTCGCTGACGACCGGGTCTACGTTGAAAAAGTTGTGGACCAGCCTCATCACGTGGAAGTCCAGATGTTTGCGGACCGCCACGGTAAAGTGGTAAGTCTGGGTGAACGGGAATGCTCCATCCAGCGACGCTACCAGAAGATTATCGAAGAAACTCCCTCCCCATTCATTACCTCCCAAGTCCGGCAGCAGCTGAGTATTCTAGCTGTAAAAATCGTCAAAGCATGTCGCTACAAGGGAGCCGGCACGGTGGAGTTCCTGGTTGACAGGGATCAAAACTATTTCTTCCTGGAAATGAACACCCGCCTTCAGGTAGAGCATCCCATCACCGAGATGATTACCGGCCAGGACCTGGTAGCCGAGCAGCTCCGGGCGGCGTCGGGCGAACCCCTCTCATTTGACCAAGAAGACATTCAGCCCAAAGGCCACGCCATCGAGTGCCGCATCTACGCCGAAGACGGCTTCGACAACTTCACGCCTTCAACCGGTACGGTCCTGGAGCTGGCCACTCCCGGCGGTTTCGGGGTCCGGATGGATCACGGGATGCGCGAGGGTCTGGAGATCACGCCCTACTACGATCCCATCCTGGGCAAGCTCTGTACCTGGGGCAGGAGCCGTGGGGAGGCGATTGAACGTATGGCTCGGGCACTGGAGGAGCTGCGGATAGTGGGACTCCGCACGACCGTGCCCTTCTGCATGGCAGTTATGAACCATCCGGCCTTCCAGCAAGGGAATTACTGCACGAGTTTCATCAGTGAGTTCCTGCCCGACTTGATATCGTGGGCCGAGGTCGAACAGGGCCTGGGGGAAGTGGCCGCTCTGGGGGCCACGCTGTTTGCTTCCTCCCAGCAAGCCAGATCCGAGCGCCGCACCGATGCTCGTCAGGCTGAGTCGACCTGGCTGCGTCTGGGCCGGGAACAGCAGGTCTCACGTTCCCGGAGGGATCTCCCAAAGGGATCCAAACGGACATTCGGATGA